The Gemmatimonadota bacterium genome window below encodes:
- a CDS encoding NUDIX hydrolase, with translation MRQQKGHEDGGSHRDHLLQMLNHYLAHHPDEKYTIERIRSLVSGHPGCFERTCMPGHITGSAWIVSPDRSKYLMTRHRIFDRWLQLGGHSDGCTRPHLVALREAEEESGLAGFGLYREPAGFVPLDVDIHAIAPRADVPAHEHHDLRYLLVSSSEQPLKISDESHDLRWFERNDLMEMIHEESVLRMLRKGDAALRRGGGDFVYDLS, from the coding sequence ATGAGACAACAAAAAGGGCACGAGGACGGCGGATCGCATCGCGACCATCTGCTGCAGATGCTGAACCACTACCTGGCGCATCATCCCGATGAAAAGTATACGATAGAGCGGATACGTTCCCTGGTTTCCGGACATCCCGGCTGCTTTGAAAGAACGTGCATGCCGGGTCACATCACCGGTTCGGCCTGGATCGTTTCGCCCGACCGCTCGAAGTACCTGATGACCCGGCACCGCATCTTCGACCGCTGGCTTCAATTGGGCGGCCATTCCGACGGTTGTACCCGGCCCCACCTCGTGGCCCTGCGGGAAGCCGAGGAGGAATCCGGACTCGCCGGATTCGGGCTGTACCGGGAGCCGGCAGGGTTCGTGCCCCTGGACGTGGACATCCACGCGATCGCCCCCCGCGCCGATGTGCCCGCCCATGAACACCACGACCTCCGTTATCTGCTGGTTTCATCCTCGGAGCAGCCCCTGAAGATAAGCGATGAATCCCATGATCTCAGGTGGTTCGAAAGGAACGACCTCATGGAAATGATCCACGAGGAAAGCGTGCTGCGCATGCTACGCAAAGGCGATGCCGCCCTGCGCCGTGGCGGCGGGGATTTCGTATACGATTTGTCCTGA
- a CDS encoding Ldh family oxidoreductase, with product MAIIPVDYTNLRYDAKDLHRFTAEALGKAGLSEAHASEMADYLAATDLRGVLSHGTRQLPGYVRSFQAGRCNPRPNIRICRESAAVVQWNGDGGMGHLASARAIRSAVSRARTAGICLVTATHCGHTGSVGNWTRIATGAGMICLYYSTPMSPLPFDRPEPVVQALNNPPVSFGFPAAEGEPPVLIDMGTHLELPEVQQKIAEISVLPLIKGLAYQVTSVMMTWPVDAQSPVERRFPEATSSLTAVVLDPAFIGDSSDYTRTVTELRENIHAMHPLPGLDRSLLAGELEAEREADFSRNGIPLDNIHIQSLRELGDELDVPCFWEADG from the coding sequence AGGACCTGCATCGCTTTACCGCAGAAGCGCTTGGAAAGGCCGGCCTATCGGAAGCCCACGCGTCGGAAATGGCCGACTACCTGGCCGCGACGGACCTGCGCGGCGTCCTCAGCCACGGCACCCGCCAGCTTCCGGGATACGTGAGGTCCTTCCAGGCTGGCCGATGCAACCCGCGGCCGAATATCAGGATCTGCCGGGAGTCGGCCGCGGTGGTGCAATGGAACGGGGATGGGGGCATGGGTCACCTGGCGTCCGCCCGGGCCATTCGCTCCGCTGTGTCCCGGGCCCGCACGGCAGGGATCTGCCTGGTCACGGCGACCCACTGCGGCCACACGGGATCGGTGGGGAACTGGACGCGCATCGCCACCGGGGCGGGCATGATCTGCCTGTACTACAGCACGCCCATGAGTCCCCTTCCCTTCGATCGGCCTGAACCCGTCGTCCAGGCGTTGAACAACCCGCCCGTGAGTTTCGGATTCCCCGCGGCGGAGGGTGAGCCGCCCGTGCTGATCGATATGGGTACGCACCTGGAACTGCCCGAAGTTCAGCAGAAAATCGCGGAAATCAGCGTGCTTCCTTTGATCAAGGGACTGGCCTACCAGGTCACCTCCGTCATGATGACCTGGCCGGTGGACGCGCAGTCACCCGTTGAACGGAGATTTCCAGAGGCCACCAGCAGCCTGACCGCTGTTGTCCTCGACCCGGCGTTCATAGGCGACTCTTCCGATTACACCCGGACGGTCACGGAGCTGCGGGAAAACATACACGCCATGCATCCGCTACCGGGTCTGGACCGCTCGTTGCTTGCGGGAGAGCTTGAAGCCGAACGAGAGGCCGATTTCAGCCGGAACGGGATCCCCCTGGACAACATCCATATCCAGTCGCTGCGGGAACTGGGAGATGAGCTGGATGTACCGTGCTTCTGGGAAGCGGACGGATGA